A single Pirellulaceae bacterium DNA region contains:
- a CDS encoding integration host factor subunit beta, producing the protein MTKKDIVRSISDKTGLTQLQIKEIVQLTFEGIVEAMLKEGRVELRNFGVFQVKSRKARLARNPKTGRQVEVAEKFVVSFKAGKEMEARVQLLEDLAVTRARSSDNADIDEAVADLDG; encoded by the coding sequence GTGACTAAGAAAGACATCGTCAGGTCGATTTCCGACAAAACAGGGCTGACCCAACTCCAAATAAAGGAGATTGTTCAGTTGACCTTCGAGGGCATTGTAGAGGCAATGCTCAAAGAGGGCCGGGTCGAACTGAGGAATTTTGGCGTTTTTCAGGTCAAGAGCCGCAAGGCTCGACTAGCGAGAAACCCGAAAACCGGTCGGCAGGTTGAAGTTGCTGAAAAATTTGTGGTTTCGTTCAAGGCTGGCAAGGAGATGGAAGCTCGAGTACAGCTGCTGGAGGATCTGGCGGTGACGCGAGCGCGATCTTCGGATAACGCAGATATTGACGAAGCGGTTGCCGATTTGGATGGATAA
- a CDS encoding flagellar basal body P-ring protein FlgI, translating to MKFIDCLRIFLIGCLAMQAPALHGQEPKRVRLGDICRLKGQEENRLQGLGLIVGLKGTGDAKLQPTTRTLARMLQSMGGNLSANAQGIPDLRELEATGNVALVMVTTTIPPAGAQQGDQLNCTVNALNAKSLEGGRLVLAYMLGPRADVPTIYGIAEGPVSLPNKAIPTSGVVHNGCKMEATITNSFVNGDRISLILDRDLASFSTAADIQDAINSFFQPSMADGMYDIAQAIDQLHVQVTVPPAYTDKPVMFVKLILDIELPNIKKQKRVVINEREGVIVMGEDVLINPVAINHKSLSIQAGAGSGGFVGFDPASPRNPQPVLKNLVDALNALDVPTEDVIAIIRTLKRNGDLYGEVVIQ from the coding sequence ATGAAATTCATAGACTGCCTGAGAATATTCCTGATTGGCTGCCTGGCCATGCAGGCTCCTGCATTACATGGTCAAGAACCAAAGCGTGTCCGCCTGGGTGATATCTGCCGTCTGAAAGGCCAGGAGGAGAACCGCCTGCAAGGCTTGGGACTGATCGTGGGACTCAAAGGCACTGGTGACGCCAAACTACAACCCACGACTCGCACACTGGCTCGCATGTTGCAGTCGATGGGTGGTAATTTATCGGCCAATGCTCAAGGGATCCCAGACCTGCGCGAACTGGAAGCCACTGGCAACGTAGCGCTGGTAATGGTCACGACCACTATCCCTCCGGCCGGTGCCCAACAGGGTGATCAACTCAACTGCACCGTCAATGCACTGAACGCTAAGAGCCTTGAGGGCGGGCGTCTGGTACTAGCCTATATGCTGGGCCCTCGGGCGGATGTGCCAACAATTTACGGAATTGCCGAAGGCCCAGTATCGCTGCCCAACAAAGCGATTCCCACGTCGGGTGTGGTGCACAACGGCTGTAAGATGGAAGCCACGATTACCAACAGCTTCGTCAACGGCGACAGAATCTCACTGATACTTGACCGCGATTTGGCCAGCTTTTCTACGGCCGCTGACATTCAAGATGCGATCAACTCGTTCTTTCAGCCCAGCATGGCAGATGGCATGTACGACATCGCCCAAGCTATTGATCAATTGCATGTTCAGGTAACAGTGCCTCCGGCCTACACCGACAAGCCGGTGATGTTCGTCAAGCTGATTCTGGACATCGAATTGCCAAACATCAAGAAGCAGAAGCGCGTGGTAATCAACGAACGTGAAGGCGTGATCGTCATGGGAGAAGACGTACTGATCAATCCGGTGGCCATCAATCACAAGAGCTTGTCCATTCAGGCCGGGGCCGGCTCTGGCGGCTTCGTCGGCTTCGATCCTGCTTCGCCGCGCAATCCCCAGCCGGTACTGAAGAACCTGGTTGATGCGCTCAACGCACTGGATGTGCCCACCGAAGATGTCATCGCTATCATCCGCACGCTCAAACGCAATGGCGACTTGTACGGCGAAGTCGTCATACAATAG
- a CDS encoding rod-binding protein: MHIDPTRSLGSQPNQALASVLRPSASANSDFLDQLAPMPTALTDNNDQRSQLGILPAVASTHSALELNDASSSVYGQQQNAGAKGDKLRETFQQFVGQTFFGELIKSYRSTQQPTAYFHGGQAEKIFQGQLDQVLSESLSERSADKIADPMFELFMLRRQS, translated from the coding sequence ATGCATATCGACCCCACACGCTCGCTCGGTAGCCAGCCCAACCAGGCGCTGGCGAGCGTCCTGCGACCATCGGCATCAGCTAATTCAGATTTCCTGGACCAGCTAGCTCCTATGCCGACCGCGCTCACCGATAACAACGACCAGCGCAGCCAACTAGGGATATTGCCTGCTGTGGCAAGCACTCACAGTGCGCTGGAATTGAACGATGCATCTTCGTCAGTCTACGGTCAGCAGCAAAATGCAGGTGCTAAGGGAGACAAACTTCGCGAAACATTCCAGCAGTTCGTAGGGCAAACCTTCTTTGGTGAATTAATCAAATCCTACCGCAGCACGCAGCAGCCCACAGCCTATTTCCACGGAGGCCAAGCGGAGAAGATATTTCAGGGACAGTTGGATCAGGTGCTATCGGAGTCGCTCAGCGAGCGGAGTGCAGATAAAATCGCCGATCCCATGTTCGAACTCTTCATGCTCCGTCGGCAGAGCTGA
- a CDS encoding c-type cytochrome: MVNSLIVWGARIVCVARWLAIVLSALYVSPMAQAAQTASGEADGQSDQYRGADEPTIPASIFGQGVRETPWLSPTDEAAKFRLPPGFSAELVAAEPQIDKPLNMAFDHRGRLWVTCTREYPYAAPEGTTPRDSIKIIEDTTGDGQFDTVKTFADQLNIPMGLLPVADGVICFNLPWVWHLQDNDGDDRVDHHHKLLGPFDTSRDTHGMINALRQGSDGWIYACHGFSNRSEVTAADGSRVQMHSGNTFRFRADGSRIELYTAGQVNPFGMTCDQWGGWYTADCHSKPLTALLPGGCYPSFGRPHDGLGFAPSMMDHLHASTAISGVEYYQADQFPPAYRQLFYSGNVMTSRINCNAPVRTGATVTARELADFMTSDDPWFRPVDIRLGPDGCLYVADFYNKIIGHYEVPLEHPERDRLSGRIWRIRYQTSAAVETRSPELPHKSSGLASKNHQVRRQAIEAELIRPAYSRTELEKISTDAAGPTRLRLSAVEILHRRHQLPVSMILDLIHGSDSPNASNQLIALLLTIANGWSEQPDGMPELLAETTKLLQHNEPQVVVRAIELLGRRGHPSHIEPLIGTGLATAASDPVQLQAARIAIRNILQRNDGATGQLFDRWMKDAQWLKSDQAWFVAQLLPGIANSEAAETLLRYLSAVHQISHTPSSPAAVHELTVAAIEHAARHPSQELLDLLLSMTTHVAGNDLIERAKMIDRIAVEFQSRLGQHPPALQTYLQAVLQELVGSLASHLNIHGPGMQWLDLSGSSWSLETRQCADGTAAELLSSLSRGEAYVGTLSSEPFTCPGQMSFWLAGHNGFPDKPDHQLNRVRLILPTTGRVLAQAYPPRNDRAVEVKWDLTDAAGQSVVLQVVDGDSGGAFAWVAIGRFSEPSLDSQNADRWTTAIASLLRRGSTQPATMQQLDSLTLSPRQRAGLLSAAWEGQGKSLASTLVSQALAIGRADLVAGHLGSGEGLSDELGLVIAQQISQSATAAQQSILARSLLKSADGCQILAELLEAGLLNPASLRGVSALLPQSLSPEKRQRLQRFIDSAHQSGLDPSLVSQRLSSIDWTQTDAHRGQQVFKQHCANCHQLRGEGTVIGPQLDGAIARGPERLAEDVLLPNLNVDRAFRVTTLLLDDGSIVSGQVRQEDALSVQLVGSDAKPLAVAVADIVQRRETDQSLMPANFSELLSAQQLGDLLQYLSHAAEK, from the coding sequence ATGGTAAATAGTTTGATCGTGTGGGGAGCGCGCATCGTTTGTGTCGCTCGTTGGCTAGCGATTGTTCTGAGTGCGCTATACGTCTCACCAATGGCCCAGGCTGCACAAACGGCATCGGGCGAAGCGGATGGTCAATCTGACCAGTATCGTGGGGCCGACGAACCAACCATTCCCGCCTCAATCTTTGGTCAAGGTGTTCGTGAAACGCCGTGGCTGTCGCCGACCGACGAGGCAGCTAAATTCCGTTTGCCACCGGGCTTCAGTGCAGAATTGGTTGCTGCCGAACCGCAAATTGACAAGCCACTGAACATGGCGTTCGACCATCGGGGGCGGCTGTGGGTTACATGTACCAGGGAATATCCCTACGCAGCCCCAGAAGGTACCACGCCACGCGATTCGATTAAGATTATCGAGGATACTACTGGCGATGGTCAGTTCGATACTGTGAAGACCTTCGCCGACCAACTCAATATTCCCATGGGTTTGCTGCCTGTTGCCGATGGAGTGATCTGTTTTAACCTGCCCTGGGTTTGGCATTTGCAAGACAACGACGGCGACGATCGCGTTGACCACCATCATAAGTTGCTTGGGCCATTCGATACCTCGCGCGACACGCACGGCATGATCAATGCGCTGCGCCAAGGCAGTGATGGCTGGATATATGCTTGCCATGGCTTTAGCAATCGCTCGGAGGTCACTGCCGCCGATGGATCGCGCGTTCAGATGCACTCCGGCAACACGTTTCGCTTTCGCGCCGATGGATCGCGCATCGAATTGTATACCGCCGGACAGGTTAATCCCTTCGGTATGACATGCGATCAATGGGGCGGATGGTACACCGCCGACTGCCACAGCAAACCGCTAACCGCGCTGTTGCCCGGCGGCTGTTATCCCAGCTTTGGTCGCCCTCACGATGGCTTAGGATTTGCCCCGTCGATGATGGATCACTTGCATGCCAGTACCGCCATTTCAGGCGTTGAATACTATCAAGCGGATCAGTTCCCACCGGCCTATCGCCAGCTATTCTACAGCGGCAACGTCATGACCAGCCGCATCAATTGCAACGCACCGGTTCGCACGGGGGCCACGGTTACAGCTCGCGAGCTGGCTGACTTTATGACGAGCGATGACCCTTGGTTTCGACCTGTCGATATCCGCTTAGGGCCTGACGGCTGCCTGTATGTGGCCGACTTTTACAACAAGATCATCGGTCATTACGAAGTACCATTGGAACATCCAGAGCGCGATCGTTTGAGTGGAAGAATCTGGCGGATTCGCTACCAGACTTCCGCTGCGGTAGAGACTCGCTCGCCCGAGTTACCACATAAATCCAGCGGACTGGCTAGTAAGAATCATCAGGTGCGACGTCAGGCAATTGAAGCTGAGTTGATTCGACCGGCTTACAGTCGAACTGAGTTAGAAAAGATCAGTACAGATGCCGCAGGCCCAACACGCCTCCGACTAAGCGCTGTCGAGATTTTGCATCGTCGACATCAATTGCCAGTTTCGATGATCTTGGATTTGATCCACGGGAGTGATAGCCCGAACGCTTCCAACCAACTAATCGCATTGCTGCTAACGATCGCCAACGGCTGGTCTGAACAGCCCGATGGCATGCCTGAATTGCTGGCCGAGACAACCAAGCTCTTGCAACATAATGAGCCTCAGGTAGTAGTTCGCGCGATCGAGTTGCTGGGACGCAGAGGACACCCGTCCCATATTGAACCCTTGATAGGTACGGGGCTGGCCACTGCCGCCAGCGATCCCGTACAACTGCAGGCGGCCCGTATCGCTATCCGCAATATTCTTCAGCGCAACGACGGGGCTACTGGGCAGTTGTTCGACCGCTGGATGAAAGACGCACAGTGGTTGAAATCGGATCAAGCGTGGTTCGTGGCGCAGTTGTTACCCGGCATTGCCAATTCCGAAGCCGCTGAAACGCTGCTCAGATACCTGTCGGCTGTACATCAGATTTCGCACACCCCCTCCAGCCCCGCCGCTGTGCATGAATTGACCGTGGCGGCTATCGAACATGCAGCGCGACATCCCAGCCAGGAACTGCTGGACCTGTTGCTAAGCATGACGACGCACGTAGCGGGCAACGACTTGATCGAACGAGCCAAAATGATTGATCGAATCGCAGTCGAGTTCCAATCACGACTTGGTCAGCATCCACCTGCCTTGCAGACGTATTTACAGGCCGTCTTGCAGGAACTGGTGGGAAGCTTAGCAAGTCACCTTAACATCCATGGCCCCGGAATGCAGTGGTTAGATTTGTCTGGAAGTTCTTGGTCATTGGAGACTCGCCAATGCGCCGATGGAACCGCTGCCGAACTACTCAGCAGTTTGTCACGTGGTGAAGCCTACGTTGGCACGTTGAGCAGCGAGCCATTCACCTGCCCCGGGCAGATGTCTTTTTGGTTGGCTGGCCACAACGGATTCCCCGACAAGCCTGACCACCAACTCAATCGCGTACGATTGATCTTGCCGACGACCGGCCGTGTTTTAGCACAAGCTTACCCACCGCGCAATGACCGAGCGGTCGAAGTCAAGTGGGATTTGACCGATGCAGCCGGTCAGTCGGTGGTGCTGCAAGTTGTGGATGGAGACAGCGGTGGTGCATTTGCATGGGTGGCAATCGGACGATTTTCGGAACCGAGCTTGGATAGTCAAAATGCCGATCGCTGGACTACCGCCATCGCATCGCTTTTGCGGCGTGGATCTACCCAGCCGGCTACGATGCAGCAACTGGACAGCTTGACGCTCAGCCCTCGACAGCGAGCTGGGTTGTTGTCGGCTGCCTGGGAAGGCCAGGGTAAATCACTCGCCTCAACGCTGGTCAGTCAAGCATTGGCCATTGGACGCGCCGACTTAGTGGCAGGACATCTAGGCAGCGGTGAAGGGCTGTCCGACGAGCTAGGGCTGGTGATCGCCCAGCAAATTAGCCAGTCGGCTACGGCCGCGCAGCAGTCGATACTGGCCAGGTCATTGTTGAAATCTGCAGACGGCTGTCAAATACTGGCTGAATTGTTGGAAGCCGGCCTGCTGAACCCAGCTAGCCTGCGAGGCGTGAGCGCGCTGCTACCCCAATCGCTATCGCCCGAAAAACGTCAACGCTTGCAGAGGTTTATCGACTCGGCTCATCAATCGGGCCTGGACCCGTCGCTGGTCAGTCAGCGGTTGTCGTCCATCGACTGGACACAAACGGACGCCCATCGCGGCCAGCAGGTTTTTAAGCAACACTGTGCCAATTGTCATCAGCTTCGCGGCGAAGGTACGGTGATTGGTCCTCAATTAGATGGCGCGATTGCCCGTGGCCCAGAGCGGTTAGCCGAAGACGTGTTGCTGCCCAATTTGAATGTGGATCGTGCATTTCGAGTCACCACGCTGCTGCTGGATGACGGCTCGATTGTCAGCGGCCAAGTACGCCAGGAAGATGCCCTCAGCGTGCAACTGGTTGGCTCGGACGCTAAGCCGTTGGCCGTGGCTGTGGCAGATATAGTGCAGCGCCGCGAAACAGATCAATCGCTAATGCCGGCCAATTTTAGCGAGCTACTGAGTGCACAACAGTTAGGGGACCTGTTACAGTACCTGAGTCACGCCGCAGAAAAGTAG
- a CDS encoding putative 2-dehydropantoate 2-reductase, with protein MSYAILGVGAVGGLYGGLLAQAGFDVHFVARSDVDHMRQHGLRVESPLGDFHLREVQVYGAAQEIPQVDCAVVCWKSTDNHHLSELLPRVCGPESIVLVLQNGLDVERAAADLVGADRVLGGCCFLCSNKIGPGHIRHLDYGRIAFGEYAPAGHLSGVARITSRMQRIAADFMAAGIEIAAQENLHEVRWKKLAWNIPFNGLSVVLNSDTEAIMNNPLVRQLAEELMIEVAASAAACGVQVTREHIDQMLEYTQNMVPYASSMLLDYQAKRPLELEAIFGNPIRFAQAGGYQPARIDMLYRQLSFLDSRNRK; from the coding sequence ATGTCCTACGCCATCTTGGGGGTTGGGGCGGTTGGCGGGCTCTACGGAGGTTTGCTGGCGCAGGCTGGTTTTGATGTCCATTTCGTTGCCCGTAGCGATGTCGATCACATGCGCCAGCATGGTCTGCGGGTTGAATCCCCGCTCGGCGATTTTCATCTTCGCGAAGTGCAGGTCTACGGAGCTGCTCAAGAAATCCCGCAAGTCGACTGCGCTGTCGTGTGCTGGAAGTCGACTGACAATCACCATTTGTCTGAATTACTACCGCGTGTGTGCGGTCCAGAGTCCATCGTACTCGTGTTGCAGAATGGACTTGATGTCGAGCGCGCCGCAGCCGATCTGGTGGGCGCTGATCGCGTTCTGGGTGGATGTTGCTTCTTGTGCTCAAACAAAATTGGTCCAGGGCACATCCGCCATTTGGACTACGGCAGAATTGCCTTTGGTGAGTATGCCCCGGCCGGCCACCTGTCGGGTGTCGCGCGCATTACGTCCAGGATGCAACGCATCGCAGCCGATTTTATGGCGGCTGGGATCGAGATTGCTGCTCAAGAAAACCTGCACGAAGTGCGCTGGAAAAAGCTGGCTTGGAACATTCCATTCAATGGATTGTCCGTGGTGTTGAACTCAGATACCGAGGCCATTATGAACAATCCGCTGGTGAGACAATTAGCCGAAGAACTAATGATCGAGGTCGCGGCTAGCGCGGCTGCATGTGGCGTCCAGGTGACTCGCGAGCATATCGACCAGATGCTCGAATATACTCAGAACATGGTCCCGTACGCCAGCAGCATGTTGTTGGACTATCAAGCCAAACGGCCATTGGAACTGGAAGCCATCTTCGGAAATCCCATTCGCTTCGCCCAAGCCGGTGGATACCAGCCCGCCCGCATCGACATGCTCTATCGTCAGCTCAGCTTTTTGGACAGTCGCAATCGCAAATAG
- a CDS encoding AMP nucleosidase has protein sequence MERIYSAGRYSKVIVTRHWSKHNPVIWGKVARPSAYRWYLRRELFRLAANDAEIEIVPAQERVELASPQLLTLIDESDFDHTRKKVFLFGPERVELSLQRIEHYTGTRAESFQRYVLLTNYQMHMDAFELLYPNCLKPTHSRVQMPAYHQVTTDNDGLTIVNIGVGPSNAKNFTDHLAVLRPDAMMMVGHCAGVRNHQEVGDFVLASGYMRDDHVLDEALPPAVPLTPSFLLNRYLARILDDRRLPYRFGVVYTTADRNWELTLNRKLKDLKASRSIGVDMESATVAANGFRYRIPSATLLCISDKPLHGQPKLPEVARAFYEQSKLQHLEIARDALLMARTEYPGGLPNSDLRAMDEPLLGGPPEE, from the coding sequence ATGGAGCGGATCTACTCCGCAGGTCGATACTCTAAGGTTATCGTCACCCGCCACTGGTCTAAACACAATCCAGTAATCTGGGGTAAAGTCGCTCGCCCCTCGGCCTACCGTTGGTACCTGCGACGTGAACTATTTCGGCTGGCCGCGAACGATGCCGAAATTGAAATCGTGCCCGCTCAGGAGCGAGTCGAACTGGCCTCGCCGCAATTGCTGACGCTGATCGACGAATCGGATTTCGACCATACGCGTAAGAAGGTGTTCCTGTTCGGCCCCGAGCGAGTTGAGTTGTCTTTGCAACGCATTGAGCACTATACCGGTACTCGGGCGGAAAGTTTTCAGCGTTATGTGCTACTGACCAATTATCAAATGCACATGGATGCATTCGAACTGTTATATCCCAATTGCCTGAAGCCGACGCATAGCCGCGTGCAAATGCCGGCCTACCACCAAGTGACCACAGACAACGACGGCTTGACCATCGTCAACATCGGTGTCGGTCCATCCAACGCCAAAAACTTCACCGATCACCTAGCGGTGCTGCGACCGGATGCCATGATGATGGTTGGCCATTGTGCCGGCGTTCGCAATCATCAAGAGGTTGGTGACTTTGTGTTGGCTTCGGGCTACATGCGCGACGATCATGTGCTGGACGAGGCGTTGCCGCCTGCCGTGCCGCTAACTCCCAGCTTTCTACTGAATCGCTATTTAGCACGTATTCTAGACGACCGACGGTTGCCCTATCGTTTTGGAGTCGTCTACACGACTGCCGATCGCAATTGGGAACTGACGCTCAATCGCAAGTTGAAGGACTTGAAAGCCAGCCGCAGCATCGGCGTCGACATGGAATCGGCGACTGTCGCCGCCAACGGCTTTCGCTATCGCATTCCATCGGCAACACTACTGTGTATTTCCGACAAACCCTTGCATGGGCAACCCAAATTGCCCGAGGTGGCTCGGGCTTTCTACGAACAGTCCAAGCTTCAGCACCTGGAGATTGCTCGCGATGCATTGCTGATGGCGCGTACGGAGTACCCTGGTGGATTGCCCAACAGCGATCTGCGAGCTATGGACGAACCTCTGCTGGGTGGCCCACCTGAAGAATAG
- a CDS encoding M28 family peptidase → MMKTCGWLTIGVIGWIACGWTTAGQPVAAQSPENQAHPTPKLLSDIRQLTFSGNRAGEGYFSADGQWLVFQSEREPGNPFFQIYLMDRQTGNTQRVSPGVGKTTCAWIHPDNHRVLFASTQYDPQAAAKQQAEIEFRQSGQSRRYSWDYDSSYELVEFDRQTGEYRRITEVEGYDAEGSYSPDGELICFASNRRAYQLGELSDEERELFEKDPASAMDLYLMQADGTNVRRLTTTVGYDGGPFFSPDGQQICWRRFSADGSSAEIMLMNVDGSAQRQLTNLGAVSWAPFFHPSGHYLIFATNLQGFANFELYMIGLEGGVQPVRVTDRPGFDGLPAFAPDGKSLVWTSNGGSAYSQLYEAAWDHQAALRALGLDDLQAATISATSGSVLAASDSAQVTSADITAADIGRHVDYLCRPELGGRLTGTPGERLATSYVAAYLEHLGLQPAGDNGTYFHEFEFVSGVELGQENRLSSGDQNYEVDRDWRPLSFSREGECEASELVFAGYGIVAPEAPGQPAYDSYVHLDVEGKWVVMLRRMPLNITPERRQYLAGFSHERHKAMVARDRGAKGVILVSGPNSQVRSQLIPLRMDGSLGASSLTVISVTDALAQQWLQIAGEDLADLQTQWDDGEMRMGFALSGVQVQAFVDVSPIRNRGRNVLARLSVGSQPTPEMIVVGAHIDHLGEGTGASLARESESGAVHRGADDNASGVAGILEMAQYLADHIHSGRSQLKRDLLFAAWSGEELGLHGSAAFTQDFQRLFPAAILPQPEVHTSDSQPATGDPSHGHPSPTLYPAVAAYVNLDMVGRLRDKLILQGIGSSPYWAQAIERRNAVVRLPLTLQADCHLPTDATSFFLQGVPILSAFTGSHDEYHTPRDVPELLNYEGAAKTAQLLALLAADVAHAESAPEYHSQAAPPERRANLTAYLGTVPDYGQTDIQGVKLSGVTQGAPADQGGLKAGDVIIELAGRKIENIYDYTYAIEALKVGQSVTIKVRRRDDTLDLEVTPASRN, encoded by the coding sequence ATGATGAAAACTTGCGGCTGGTTGACAATCGGTGTAATTGGATGGATAGCATGTGGCTGGACGACGGCAGGCCAGCCAGTCGCAGCGCAGTCGCCAGAGAATCAAGCCCATCCAACGCCAAAATTGCTGAGTGATATTCGGCAATTGACGTTCAGTGGCAATCGAGCTGGCGAGGGATATTTTTCGGCAGACGGCCAGTGGCTGGTGTTCCAGAGCGAACGCGAGCCGGGCAATCCGTTCTTCCAAATCTATTTGATGGACCGCCAGACGGGCAACACCCAGCGTGTCTCGCCTGGCGTCGGTAAGACCACTTGCGCATGGATTCACCCCGACAATCACCGTGTTTTGTTCGCTTCGACGCAGTACGATCCACAGGCGGCTGCTAAGCAGCAAGCCGAAATAGAGTTTCGTCAATCTGGTCAGTCCCGGCGTTACAGCTGGGATTACGATTCAAGCTATGAATTGGTGGAATTCGATCGACAGACAGGCGAATATCGAAGGATTACTGAAGTCGAGGGCTACGATGCCGAGGGGTCCTATTCTCCCGACGGTGAGTTGATTTGCTTTGCCTCCAATCGCCGAGCCTACCAGTTGGGAGAGTTGAGTGACGAGGAACGCGAGCTATTCGAGAAAGATCCGGCGTCGGCCATGGACCTGTATCTCATGCAGGCTGATGGCACCAATGTGCGGCGCTTGACGACGACCGTAGGTTATGACGGAGGTCCGTTTTTTTCGCCCGATGGACAGCAGATTTGCTGGCGGCGATTTTCCGCCGACGGGTCGAGCGCTGAGATCATGTTGATGAACGTCGATGGCAGTGCTCAGCGGCAGCTAACGAACTTGGGAGCCGTCAGTTGGGCTCCCTTTTTCCATCCCTCGGGCCACTACCTCATTTTTGCCACGAACTTGCAAGGTTTCGCAAATTTTGAACTGTACATGATTGGCCTGGAAGGTGGTGTGCAGCCAGTACGAGTCACCGATCGCCCAGGGTTTGATGGACTGCCGGCCTTTGCTCCTGACGGAAAGTCGCTGGTGTGGACCAGCAATGGCGGGTCTGCTTACAGTCAGCTTTACGAAGCGGCCTGGGATCATCAAGCTGCGCTCCGCGCACTGGGGCTCGACGACCTTCAAGCAGCAACGATCTCAGCGACGTCTGGGTCAGTTCTCGCAGCCAGCGATTCGGCTCAGGTAACCAGCGCTGATATTACGGCGGCGGACATCGGTCGGCATGTGGATTACCTGTGTCGCCCTGAGCTGGGCGGAAGATTAACGGGAACGCCTGGCGAACGGCTGGCGACCAGCTATGTGGCCGCCTACTTAGAACACCTCGGTTTGCAACCAGCCGGGGATAACGGCACGTACTTTCATGAATTTGAGTTTGTGTCGGGCGTTGAGTTGGGCCAAGAAAATCGACTAAGTTCGGGCGATCAAAACTACGAAGTCGATCGCGATTGGCGACCGCTCTCTTTTTCGCGCGAGGGAGAATGCGAAGCCAGTGAACTGGTCTTCGCGGGCTATGGTATTGTCGCTCCTGAAGCCCCTGGGCAACCCGCATACGATAGCTACGTGCACTTAGATGTTGAAGGTAAGTGGGTAGTCATGCTGCGACGAATGCCCCTGAACATCACGCCTGAGCGCCGACAGTATTTGGCTGGCTTCAGTCACGAACGACACAAGGCTATGGTCGCCCGCGATCGCGGAGCCAAAGGTGTAATCTTGGTCAGCGGTCCGAATAGTCAAGTACGCTCGCAGTTGATCCCCCTGCGGATGGACGGCTCGCTGGGTGCCAGTAGCCTGACGGTGATTAGCGTGACCGACGCCCTAGCACAACAGTGGCTCCAGATTGCCGGCGAGGATCTGGCCGATCTGCAGACCCAGTGGGATGACGGTGAAATGCGGATGGGATTCGCGCTCAGCGGAGTTCAGGTGCAGGCTTTCGTGGATGTTTCGCCAATTCGAAATCGCGGTCGAAATGTTTTGGCGCGCTTGTCCGTTGGCAGCCAGCCAACTCCAGAAATGATCGTCGTTGGTGCGCACATCGATCACTTGGGTGAGGGAACGGGCGCTTCGCTGGCCCGCGAAAGTGAATCGGGTGCCGTACATCGCGGAGCGGACGATAACGCATCAGGTGTGGCCGGCATATTGGAAATGGCTCAATATCTGGCAGATCACATTCACAGTGGTCGTAGTCAGCTCAAGCGCGATCTGCTGTTTGCTGCTTGGAGCGGCGAAGAGTTAGGTCTGCATGGCTCAGCGGCCTTTACCCAAGATTTTCAACGTTTGTTTCCGGCAGCTATCCTCCCACAGCCAGAAGTTCACACTTCCGACAGCCAGCCGGCAACGGGCGATCCGTCCCATGGTCATCCTTCCCCTACCCTGTATCCGGCCGTGGCTGCTTACGTCAATTTAGACATGGTTGGCAGATTACGCGATAAATTGATTTTGCAAGGAATTGGATCGTCGCCGTATTGGGCTCAGGCCATCGAGCGTCGCAATGCCGTCGTGCGCTTGCCATTGACGCTTCAAGCTGATTGTCACTTGCCCACCGATGCGACCAGCTTCTTTTTGCAAGGAGTTCCCATTCTGTCCGCATTCACCGGTTCGCATGACGAATATCATACCCCTCGTGATGTGCCGGAGTTACTCAATTATGAGGGCGCTGCCAAGACGGCGCAGCTACTGGCACTGTTGGCTGCAGATGTGGCGCACGCTGAGTCCGCACCTGAGTACCATTCACAGGCCGCACCGCCTGAGCGCCGTGCGAATTTGACCGCGTATCTGGGGACGGTACCGGACTACGGGCAAACCGATATTCAGGGCGTCAAGTTAAGCGGTGTCACGCAGGGAGCACCAGCAGATCAAGGTGGACTGAAGGCAGGCGATGTGATCATCGAATTAGCTGGCCGCAAAATCGAAAACATCTACGACTACACCTATGCTATCGAAGCCTTAAAAGTTGGCCAATCCGTCACCATTAAAGTTCGCCGTCGCGACGACACACTTGATCTGGAAGTCACTCCAGCTTCGCGAAATTGA